From the Streptomyces sp. KMM 9044 genome, one window contains:
- a CDS encoding helix-turn-helix domain-containing protein: MVESSGPAEAPGGAADARRSFADKLNHLFQTVTNPETGKRYTNAEVARAISVSESAISQLRTGAKSNPTYTTVERLAGHFHVKEQYFFSDYGDEEAEKVRASMELIEAVVDSEVRGLALRANGLSAGSLKMITDVINQARRWEGLDKPEQ, from the coding sequence ATGGTGGAGTCCAGCGGACCGGCGGAGGCGCCCGGCGGCGCGGCCGACGCTCGGCGCTCATTCGCCGACAAGCTCAACCACCTGTTCCAGACCGTGACGAACCCGGAGACCGGCAAGCGCTACACCAATGCCGAGGTCGCCCGGGCGATCTCCGTGTCCGAGAGCGCGATCTCGCAGCTGCGGACCGGGGCGAAATCCAACCCCACCTACACGACGGTGGAACGACTTGCCGGTCACTTCCACGTCAAAGAGCAGTACTTCTTCTCGGACTACGGCGACGAGGAGGCTGAGAAGGTGCGCGCCTCCATGGAACTCATCGAGGCCGTGGTCGACAGTGAAGTGCGCGGACTCGCGCTACGGGCCAACGGCCTTTCGGCAGGCAGCTTGAAAATGATCACTGACGTGATCAATCAGGCGCGCCGATGGGAAGGGCTGGACAAGCCCGAGCAGTGA
- a CDS encoding relaxase/mobilization nuclease domain-containing protein: protein MIPSVNPSGSRTIGLLAYLYGPGKHEEHTDPHLVASFDGMSPDPGRNPNAALTDLQQLLDQPVMALAKHARPTKHVWHTSVRADPDDRILSDEEWASIARRIVAATGIDPGDGQPGCRWAAVRHADDHIHIVATLVTEDGHRPDDYRSGARAQAEARLIEKELGLHQVAPGDGTAAKRPTSAERHKAERQGRERTAREELRESVRRAVAGARSDEEFFDRLASAGLLIRKRVAPSGDLLGYKVALPDDLNKDGEPVFYPGARLAPDLSLPRVRERWSADAQSVSSVRREEAIRTGPGSPAAARHGTASAVWQAVLIVEQSGDGVAAAHIAAVGEILDALAKTSAAHTRRELRDAATAFERASRSHVRAVRGHDRALRQAARNLVQGGPALGRGEDGAATAMAIDMLFFLITATARWHARKGHAQQAEAAARAAEHLRAAYRAASAQPLGVLYQRGRRLSRPMLQRQTVLLREALPELAEQILAEPGWYALAATIAEAEAAGHDPAALLSDVAARRELGTADSVSDVLVWRMRRTADLPADASHLPETNTAENRPATRGTTTKPASPARRRTGEETSRQSR from the coding sequence ATGATCCCCAGTGTCAACCCCTCAGGCTCACGGACAATCGGGCTCCTGGCCTACCTCTACGGCCCGGGCAAGCACGAGGAACACACCGACCCCCATCTCGTGGCCTCCTTCGACGGCATGTCCCCCGACCCCGGCCGCAACCCGAACGCCGCCCTCACAGACCTCCAGCAACTCCTCGACCAACCCGTCATGGCCCTTGCCAAGCACGCCCGTCCGACCAAACACGTATGGCACACCTCCGTCCGCGCCGATCCCGACGACCGGATCCTGTCCGACGAGGAGTGGGCCAGCATCGCCCGTCGCATCGTCGCCGCCACCGGCATCGACCCCGGCGACGGACAGCCCGGCTGCCGCTGGGCCGCCGTACGCCACGCAGACGACCACATCCACATCGTCGCCACCCTCGTCACCGAAGACGGCCACCGCCCCGACGACTACCGCTCCGGCGCCCGCGCCCAGGCCGAAGCCCGCCTCATCGAAAAGGAACTCGGCCTCCATCAGGTCGCGCCCGGTGACGGCACCGCAGCGAAGCGACCCACCAGCGCCGAACGCCACAAGGCCGAACGCCAGGGCCGCGAGCGCACCGCCCGCGAAGAACTGCGGGAGAGCGTACGGCGCGCGGTGGCCGGTGCCCGGAGCGACGAGGAGTTCTTCGACCGGCTCGCCTCCGCCGGCCTCCTGATCCGTAAGCGCGTCGCGCCCTCCGGTGACCTGCTCGGCTACAAGGTCGCCTTGCCCGACGACCTGAACAAAGACGGCGAGCCAGTGTTCTACCCCGGCGCGCGCCTGGCCCCCGACCTGTCGCTGCCACGCGTCCGCGAGCGCTGGTCCGCTGACGCGCAGAGTGTCTCTTCCGTCCGGCGGGAGGAGGCGATCCGGACAGGGCCGGGCAGTCCGGCCGCCGCGCGCCACGGGACGGCATCGGCCGTGTGGCAGGCCGTGCTCATCGTCGAGCAGAGCGGGGACGGGGTCGCCGCCGCCCACATCGCCGCGGTCGGCGAGATCCTGGATGCCCTAGCGAAGACGTCCGCCGCCCACACCCGTCGCGAACTGCGCGACGCCGCAACGGCCTTCGAACGGGCCTCGCGCTCTCACGTCCGCGCCGTACGCGGGCACGATCGAGCCCTGCGACAGGCCGCCCGCAACCTCGTCCAGGGCGGCCCGGCCCTCGGCCGGGGTGAGGACGGAGCCGCCACGGCAATGGCGATCGACATGCTGTTCTTCCTGATCACCGCCACCGCGCGCTGGCACGCCAGGAAGGGGCACGCCCAGCAGGCAGAGGCCGCCGCTCGGGCGGCCGAGCACCTGCGCGCCGCCTACCGGGCCGCCTCAGCCCAGCCGCTCGGTGTGCTCTACCAGCGTGGTCGGCGTCTGAGCCGGCCGATGCTCCAGCGGCAGACGGTGCTGCTGCGCGAGGCGCTGCCGGAGCTGGCCGAGCAGATCCTCGCCGAACCCGGCTGGTACGCCCTGGCCGCAACCATCGCGGAAGCCGAAGCCGCCGGCCACGACCCAGCCGCCCTCCTGTCCGACGTCGCCGCACGGCGCGAACTCGGCACCGCGGACTCCGTCAGCGACGTGCTGGTATGGCGCATGCGGCGGACAGCCGACCTGCCCGCCGATGCCTCCCACCTTCCCGAGACCAACACCGCTGAGAACCGGCCCGCGACGCGCGGTACGACCACCAAGCCCGCCTCACCCGCCAGGCGGCGGACCGGAGAGGAGACATCGCGCCAGTCCCGGTAA
- a CDS encoding DUF317 domain-containing protein — translation MEAPLYPDFPFDPSTSGGDQPAFWVGPRHLAGDDGCLFDVVADTLTGLGWTSLTIVRGRHEPDEATEDRQVLRSTVLHISPDALRWAQWCLADEPFHLGDLPIAWQISARADVSSPLASWSSYFTTDVPGEAVTDFLVALDARDGPAAPFAGPGLVLDAVTTHGWLRDIDQPHAAATDPTFTSHISLGEVPPLIQDADPRVLTTETDETGPTGWQAWTEPELGAPCLWAASFGSSVPHDLVAAFAASLSSTAPVLRRVLPVATRERLLQAPA, via the coding sequence CGACCAACCCGCATTCTGGGTCGGCCCCCGCCACCTGGCCGGTGATGATGGGTGCCTTTTCGATGTCGTCGCTGACACGCTCACCGGCCTGGGCTGGACGAGCCTGACGATCGTCCGCGGGCGGCACGAGCCGGATGAGGCAACGGAGGACCGCCAGGTCCTGCGCAGCACCGTCCTGCACATCAGCCCCGATGCCCTCCGTTGGGCACAGTGGTGTCTGGCGGATGAGCCGTTCCATTTGGGTGACTTGCCGATCGCCTGGCAGATCTCGGCCCGCGCGGACGTGAGCAGTCCGCTCGCGTCGTGGTCGTCCTATTTCACCACCGACGTCCCCGGCGAGGCCGTGACCGACTTTCTCGTCGCACTCGACGCCCGGGACGGGCCCGCCGCGCCGTTCGCCGGCCCTGGGCTGGTCCTCGACGCCGTCACCACGCACGGCTGGCTCCGCGACATCGATCAACCCCACGCGGCAGCGACGGACCCGACGTTCACCTCGCACATCAGTCTTGGGGAGGTGCCGCCGCTCATCCAGGATGCCGACCCGCGCGTCCTGACGACCGAAACCGACGAGACGGGGCCGACCGGATGGCAGGCATGGACGGAGCCCGAGCTCGGCGCGCCCTGCCTGTGGGCTGCCTCCTTCGGTTCCAGCGTGCCGCACGACCTCGTGGCAGCCTTCGCCGCCTCCCTCAGCTCGACGGCCCCGGTTCTGCGGCGTGTGCTGCCCGTGGCCACACGGGAGCGACTGCTGCAGGCGCCGGCCTAG
- a CDS encoding IS110 family transposase has protein sequence MTDQALEVTGGVDTHGETHHAAVVDRIGRHLADREFPATGTGYRQLHAWLRSFGMVTAVGVEGTGAYGAELARTLRRAGLKVVEVDRPDRRTRRMKGKSDPIDAYAAAEAVASGRATGTPKSRDGIVEAVRTLRVVRRSAVKSRTQAVNQARQLLVTAPESLRAQLRGLSAAALAKACARLRPGTDLADPARAAKAALRRLGRRILALSEEIDELEAELKPLTARAAPELLALKGVGADVAGQLLATAGDNPDRLRSEAAFAHLCGAAPIPASSGRRDRHRLNRGGDRAANHALHTIVLSRMRWDERTRAYVERRTGEGLAKKDIMRCLKRHVAREVYRVLMRSIHTTNTGRNTAQSDLTEAA, from the coding sequence ATGACGGACCAGGCCCTGGAAGTCACAGGCGGCGTAGACACCCACGGCGAGACCCACCATGCGGCGGTGGTCGACCGGATCGGCCGCCACCTGGCCGACCGCGAGTTCCCGGCCACCGGCACCGGATACCGCCAACTGCACGCCTGGCTCCGCTCGTTCGGCATGGTGACGGCCGTCGGCGTGGAAGGCACCGGTGCCTACGGCGCCGAGCTGGCCCGGACGCTGCGGCGGGCCGGGCTGAAGGTCGTCGAGGTCGACCGGCCCGACCGCAGGACACGCCGGATGAAGGGCAAGTCCGATCCGATCGACGCCTATGCCGCAGCCGAGGCGGTCGCTTCCGGTCGGGCCACCGGCACGCCGAAGAGCCGGGACGGCATCGTCGAGGCGGTTCGCACGCTGCGGGTGGTGCGCCGCTCGGCGGTGAAATCCCGGACCCAGGCCGTCAACCAGGCCCGGCAGCTCCTGGTCACCGCGCCGGAAAGCCTGCGGGCCCAGCTCCGCGGACTGTCTGCCGCCGCCCTGGCGAAGGCATGCGCCCGCCTCCGGCCGGGCACCGATCTCGCCGATCCCGCCAGGGCGGCCAAGGCCGCCCTGCGTCGCCTGGGCCGCCGGATCCTGGCTCTGAGTGAGGAGATCGACGAGCTGGAGGCCGAACTGAAGCCGCTCACCGCCCGGGCCGCCCCCGAGCTGCTGGCCCTGAAAGGCGTCGGAGCGGACGTGGCCGGGCAGCTGCTGGCCACCGCCGGCGACAACCCCGACCGCCTGCGCTCCGAGGCCGCCTTCGCCCACCTCTGCGGCGCCGCCCCGATACCGGCATCATCCGGACGCAGGGACCGCCACCGGCTCAACCGCGGCGGCGACCGCGCCGCCAACCACGCCCTGCACACCATCGTGCTCAGCCGCATGCGCTGGGACGAGCGAACCCGCGCCTACGTCGAACGACGAACCGGCGAGGGCCTGGCGAAGAAGGACATCATGCGCTGCCTGAAAAGGCATGTCGCCCGCGAGGTCTACCGCGTCCTCATGCGGTCAATCCACACGACGAACACGGGCCGCAACACCGCCCAAAGCGACCTCACCGAAGCCGCTTGA
- a CDS encoding zinc finger domain-containing protein encodes MDRREIAALLAYIGRLDPRSIRTDEGEARDQLAQWHELLGDVPMATLHGWDARVAARQHYRASPYQIQPADVVRPWESYRRNRLALHCDPTPSADPDDQAAWTAELVGTRHAVATGIAQPAQARAITSSQEGINPRLQARLDQIGSCIPPAARAALAPFRPARAAREAAVAQGLPDALSVRCEWCLAPVGEPCRRRRIGPNDGVRTITPRATPHPGRYDLAAAQQAQHTEQAQQPALA; translated from the coding sequence GTGGACCGCCGCGAAATCGCCGCCCTGCTGGCCTACATCGGCAGGCTCGACCCCCGCAGCATCCGCACCGACGAGGGCGAGGCCCGCGACCAGCTCGCCCAGTGGCACGAGCTGCTCGGTGACGTGCCGATGGCCACCCTGCACGGCTGGGACGCCCGCGTCGCCGCCCGCCAGCACTACCGCGCCTCGCCGTACCAGATCCAGCCCGCGGATGTGGTCCGCCCCTGGGAGAGCTACCGGCGCAACCGCCTGGCCCTCCACTGCGACCCCACACCGTCGGCGGACCCGGACGACCAGGCTGCCTGGACCGCAGAGCTGGTCGGCACCCGCCACGCCGTCGCCACCGGCATAGCGCAGCCCGCGCAGGCCCGGGCCATCACCAGCAGCCAGGAGGGCATCAACCCGAGGCTGCAGGCTCGGCTGGACCAGATCGGCTCCTGCATACCGCCCGCCGCCCGTGCCGCCCTCGCACCATTCCGGCCCGCCCGGGCAGCACGCGAAGCCGCCGTCGCGCAAGGGCTGCCCGACGCCCTGAGCGTGCGATGCGAGTGGTGCCTGGCCCCGGTCGGCGAGCCATGCCGACGCCGCCGGATCGGCCCCAACGACGGAGTACGCACCATCACGCCGCGCGCCACCCCGCACCCCGGCCGCTACGACCTCGCCGCCGCCCAGCAAGCCCAGCACACCGAGCAGGCCCAGCAACCCGCCCTGGCCTGA
- a CDS encoding WhiB family transcriptional regulator, with product MRHITTHDAPAAGLRGIGDTSWHVRGACHGMDVEDADAVFFPGPRDHEEIAEAKELCGWCPVRRACLDFALENVLKEGVWGGLTEAERRPLHDNLHRRMDYRRVTAFFQGRDVHLTEAERQVAIDHAYVRGWQPDRLAAALQISHKHARDLLRQAANKVFDRDRNYGVPRSKKKRKKTSKPKGTPAPTAPGTQQPTGRPAASTPAHAPLGKAA from the coding sequence TTGCGCCACATCACCACCCATGACGCGCCGGCCGCCGGCCTGCGCGGCATCGGAGACACCAGCTGGCACGTCCGCGGAGCGTGCCACGGCATGGACGTCGAGGACGCCGACGCTGTGTTCTTCCCCGGCCCCCGGGATCACGAGGAGATCGCGGAGGCGAAGGAGCTGTGCGGCTGGTGCCCCGTCCGCCGCGCGTGCCTGGACTTCGCCCTGGAGAACGTCCTCAAGGAGGGCGTCTGGGGCGGGCTCACCGAAGCCGAGCGGCGCCCGCTGCACGACAACCTGCACCGCCGCATGGACTACCGGCGTGTGACCGCCTTCTTCCAGGGACGCGACGTGCACCTGACGGAAGCCGAGCGCCAGGTGGCCATCGACCACGCCTACGTCCGGGGCTGGCAGCCCGACCGGCTCGCCGCCGCCCTGCAGATCAGCCACAAGCACGCCCGCGACCTGCTCCGGCAAGCAGCCAACAAGGTCTTCGACCGCGATCGCAATTACGGCGTGCCCCGCTCCAAGAAAAAGCGGAAGAAGACCTCCAAGCCCAAGGGCACCCCCGCGCCCACAGCTCCCGGCACTCAGCAGCCGACAGGCCGCCCGGCGGCGTCGACCCCGGCGCACGCCCCTCTCGGAAAGGCAGCATGA
- a CDS encoding helix-turn-helix domain-containing protein, with amino-acid sequence MSSEAREWVWEHSSSRGAARLVLLSIADRVADDQCISWASLSSLAKRTRASVSTVREAIERLVLAGELEQLDDLVGPQRSTVYRLPLAAEAVAQALREQREEAGDTAVLDEADGPAKLRLSALRRYGIRPREVPESPVRVRKPAVPETGRSRRKPAQRRTGHRHRDVPATGTQNRSEPDLNRRYSSGGAAVTSAAEWQVDPATHTWARQQGHVDRLGEQGLQAADAKWRAHRAGHAPRPAEAWAADWRAWITREHAPSRPNLYAVSGKNTAAPGGMTRAEKHTAALLAALDEPTGTEG; translated from the coding sequence ATGAGCAGCGAAGCTCGCGAGTGGGTGTGGGAGCACAGCTCCAGCCGAGGGGCCGCGCGTCTGGTCCTGCTGTCGATCGCCGACCGGGTGGCCGACGATCAGTGCATCTCCTGGGCCTCCCTGTCCAGCCTGGCCAAGCGCACGCGCGCCTCGGTCTCCACGGTGCGCGAAGCCATCGAACGCCTCGTCCTCGCCGGCGAGCTGGAACAGCTCGACGACCTGGTGGGCCCGCAGCGCAGCACGGTCTACCGCCTGCCGCTCGCCGCCGAAGCAGTCGCACAGGCGCTGCGAGAGCAGCGGGAGGAAGCGGGCGACACGGCGGTACTGGACGAGGCCGATGGCCCTGCGAAGCTCCGGCTGTCGGCGCTGCGGCGGTACGGGATCCGCCCGCGTGAGGTGCCGGAATCCCCCGTGAGGGTCCGGAAACCGGCAGTACCGGAAACCGGCAGGTCCAGGCGGAAACCGGCACAGCGGCGTACCGGCCACCGGCACAGGGATGTACCGGCCACCGGCACACAGAACCGTAGTGAACCTGATTTGAACCGGAGGTACAGCAGTGGTGGTGCTGCGGTCACCTCGGCTGCCGAGTGGCAGGTCGACCCCGCCACTCACACATGGGCCCGCCAGCAGGGACACGTCGACCGCCTCGGCGAGCAGGGCCTGCAGGCCGCTGACGCGAAGTGGCGTGCACACCGGGCGGGCCATGCTCCGAGGCCGGCGGAAGCCTGGGCTGCCGATTGGCGAGCCTGGATCACCCGGGAGCACGCCCCCAGCCGCCCGAACCTCTACGCCGTGTCGGGCAAGAACACCGCCGCGCCCGGTGGCATGACGCGGGCCGAGAAGCACACCGCAGCCCTTCTCGCAGCCCTGGACGAGCCGACCGGAACGGAGGGCTGA